In a single window of the Oryctolagus cuniculus chromosome 9, mOryCun1.1, whole genome shotgun sequence genome:
- the BHLHE41 gene encoding class E basic helix-loop-helix protein 41: protein MDEGIPHLQERQLLEHRDFIGLDYSSLYMCKPKRGMKRDDTKDTYKLPHRLIEKKRRDRINECIAQLKDLLPEHLKLTTLGHLEKAVVLELTLKHLKALTALTEQQHQKILALQNGERSLKSPIQSDLDAFHSGFQTCAKEVLQYLSRFESWTPREPRCVQLINHLHAVATQFLPTPPALTQQVPLGKGAGAAAAAGPAGHKLEPPAHCVPVIQRTQPSAELAAENDTDTDSGYGGEAEARPDREAGAGRVTIKQEPPGEDSPAPKRLKLDARGGGGGGGGAGVGGGPGGGAAAAAAALLGPDPAAAALLRPDAALLSSLVAFGGGGGAPFAQPAAAAAPFCLPFYFLSPSAAAAYVQPFLDKSGLEKYLYPAAAAAAPFPLLYPGIPAPAAAAAAAAAAAAAAAFPCLSSVLSPPPEKAAAAAAATLLPHEVAPPGPLHPHGRAHLPVAGNPGSGAQEEPSPPGKDGP, encoded by the exons ATGGACGAAGGAATTCCGCATTTGCAAGAGAGACAGTTACTGGAACATAGAGATTTTATAGG ACTGGACTATTCCTCTTTGTATATGTGCAAGCCCAAAAGGGGCATGAAACGAGACGACACCAAG GATACCTACAAATTACCGCACAGAttgatagaaaagaaaagaagagaccGAATTAATGAGTGCATCGCTCAGCTGAAAGATTTACTGCCTGAACATCTGAAATTGACA ACCCTGGGGCATCTGGAGAAAGCCGTAGTCTTGGAATTAACTTTGAAACACTTGAAAGCTTTAACAGCCTTAACCGAACAGCAGCATCAGAAAATCCTCGCTTTGCAGAATG GGGAGCGGTCTCTGAAGTCGCCCATTCAGTCCGACCTGGACGCGTTCCACTCGGGATTTCAAACCTGCGCCAAAGAAGTCTTGCAATACCTCTCCCGCTTCGAGAGCTGGACCCCCAGGGAGCCGCGCTGCGTCCAGCTCATCAACCACTTGCACGCCGTGGCCACCCAGTTCCTGCCCACCCCGCCGGCGTTGACTCAACAGGTCCCCCTGGGCAAAGGCGCCGGCGCGGCCGCGGCAGCCGGCCCCGCGGGCCACAAGCTGGAGCCGCCGGCGCACTGCGTGCCGGTCATCCAGCGGACTCAGCCCAGCGCCGAGCTCGCCGCCGAGAACGACACGGACACCGACAGCGGCTACGGCGGCGAGGCCGAGGCCCGGCCGGACCGTGAGGCGGGCGCCGGCCGCGTCACCATCAAGCAGGAGCCGCCGGGGGAGGACTCGCCGGCGCCCAAGAGGCTGAAGCTGGatgcccgcggcggcggcggcggcggcggcggcgctggcGTTGGCGGCGGCCCGGggggcggcgcggcggcggcggcggccgcgctcCTGGGCCCCGACCCGGCCGCGGCCGCGCTCCTCAGACCGGACGCCGCCCTGCTCAGCTCGCTCGTGGCGTTCGGCGGAGGCGGGGGAGCGCCCTTCGCGCAGCCGGCGGCCGCCGCGgcccccttctgcctgcccttctaCTTCCTCTCgccctcggccgccgccgcctaCGTGCAGCCCTTCCTGGACAAGAGCGGCCTGGAGAAGTATCTGTACCCGGCGGCGGCCGCCGCCGCGCCGTTCCCGCTGCTGTACCCCGGCAtccccgccccggccgccgccgccgccgccgccgcggccgccgcggccgccgccgccttcCCCTGCCTGTCCTCGGTGCTGTCGCCGCCTCCGGAGaaggccgccgccgcggccgccgcgacCCTCCTGCCGCACGAGGTGGCGCCccctgggccgctgcacccgcacGGCCGCGCGCACCTGCCGGTGGCCGGGAACCCCGGCAGCGGCGCTCAGGAAGAGCCCTCGCCGCCCGGCAAGGACGGCCCCTGA